Below is a window of Pochonia chlamydosporia 170 chromosome 7, whole genome shotgun sequence DNA.
CGATGGCCGAAGGTGTAGTGTGCGGTGTTGGATCTTCTCGTTATAGATGCGGTTGACGCTGTCTGGGGAATGTGCTCTGGCCAGCAGGTTTTGGGTGGCCTGCTGGGGAGTTGGTGTCGCCATAGTGTTGACCCGTGGTAATTCTTACAGGATCATGCACCTTTCGGGTGGCCTCGGAATTTCGAATCTGTGAGATTGGAGATAGGGTGACGCCATgcggaggaggttgaggttgatttgaaggaaaagaaaagcagCTATCAATCTAAATCCACTTGACATCGGTTGGCTGTGGCAGCTCGGAAGATTGAAGACCAGTTGCATGTGCCCCACAGCGGTCGGCCACAGGCGGCTCGGCCACTACTGCCAACCATGAGCCGCCTGTGTTCGGAGCTCAGGGCGTGGCCCAAGCTCCCAgtgccagcaccaccaatGGCTTCACATGTCCCTCTCTCCCTCggctgtggtctggtggtgatcaaatcaaatggcAACTGGAAACTTGGTCAGTCGTTCTCCCCCCCCCACAATATTACCCCGGCCGCCCGCTCTTGAGATCCTTAGCTCCTCAACTCCATTCAATGCTGTCGCCATATATCAGCTTTTCCATTGAGGATGCCGCGCTGGTTGAGCTTGATTTTGACGGTATAGCTATTGTGCGATAGTGCCTACTTGAGCTCCTCACTTTGGCTACCGTCACATACGACAACATTGATTGACTCCCAGCCTTGCATCCTCAACTGCTACTGACAACATGCCACCCTACGATGAGTCTCCTGAGGCTGGCAGCAACTCGGCGCCCGACCTGCAAATTCTCGGAGATGAAATCACTTTGCAACCCAGTGGCTACGTCGAACCGGAAGGTGGCCACGAGGGcaaggaagaggcattgATGAACCAATTCGCTTCGTTCCGAGCCGAACCTTTACAGTACGGCATTGTACATCCTCAGTCCACGCCTGCGAATTGTCCCGAAAGCTAACTTTTCTATCTTATAGATTTCTCCGAGAAGTGTCGCTATACGTTTCCGGTCAAGGTTGGCGAGCATATGATAATGTCATAGGTCAGCCAGTCTTTTACTCTGGCTTTTCCGAAAATATGAAGTCCATGGTCTTGTCAGCCCCATTGCTTCAGCAACGCATAACCAAGCTCGCCGAGGACAGAGTTGCCGTTGAGATCAAAGAGGGGCTCTTAaacaaacaagacaaagattTCGGGGTCAAGTGTGCTCAGAGGCGAAATGTTCTCGAGGGTGCACTGCAGGAAGTCGCCGATAAGATGACGGATGACATGATTTGCAAAATGGAGAGCAAGACGTTCATTCGTGGAGCATACTATATGGTCACCCAGCTTCTGACCAGAGCATATCACCAAGGGATACATGTGTCTAGCGAAGAAGTGCTGCGCCTTCGAAAGGTCGCTGACAttgccgccaagaagaagcagagcatCATCTTCTTACCCAGCCACCGATCCCACGTCGACTACGTGTCGTTGCAGCTTATTTGCTATCGCCTCGGTCTTACGTTGCCTATTGTTGTTGCAGGAGATAATCTCAATTTTCCACTTGTTGGCAGCTTCCTACAACATGCTGGTGCCATGTGGATTCGACGTTcgtttggcgatgatgctTTGTACACGACACTAGTGCAGAGCTACATCGACACTCTGCTACAAGAGGGATACAACTTTGAATGCTTCATTGAAGGCGGCCGTTCTCGTACCggaaagctgctgccgccaaagtTTGGCATTCTCAGCTTCATTCTTGACAGTATTCTCTCCGGCCGGGTGAACGACGCCATTGTGTGTCCGGTCAGCACCCAGTATGACAAAGTCATCGAAACCGAAGGTTACGTTACCGAATTACTGGGAgtgccgaagaagaaggagaattTGGCGGATTTCCTCTCTGGTGGCTCGTCCGTTTTGTCACTGAAGCTTGGCAGAGTTGATGTCAGGTTCCACGAGCCATGGAGTCTACGGCAATTTGTCGATGAGCAACTTACGCGTCTTCCCACTATCCCGCCTGGACTAGATACCGACCACCGCAACCCCGATGTGCGTGCAGCAAGAGAAAAGATTTTGAGGACCATGGGTTACAAAGTGCTCGGTGACATTAACGCCGTGTCCGTGGTTATGCCGACAGCTCTGATCGGTACTGTTCTCCTCACTCTGCGCGGTCGTGGAGTCGGCTTGCAAGAACTGATTCGCCGCGTCGAATGGCTGACTGCCCGAATCCGTGCCAAGGGAGGCCGCGTTGCTCACTTCGGTAATGCACCCACCTCTGAAATCATCAATCGTGGACTGGACGTACTGGGCAAGGACCTCGTTGGCGTTTTAGATGGCTTGGCGGAACCAACTTTCTACGCGGTCGACCGATTCCAATTATCGTTCTACCGGAACATGACCATTCATTTGTTCATTTATGAGGCGCTTGTTAGTGCGGCGTTGTATATGCATGTGAAGCGCGGAGGTGGGCCGTCTATGCAGGATATATCATACGGAGAATTGAAGGACCAAGTGTTCTTCCTGTCTTCCCTTTTCCGCGGAGAGTTTATCTTCGGGTCAGCTGGTCTTGTGACCAATCTGGATAACACTCTGCGCGGCCTCGAGGCAGATCATATAGTTCGCCTCGACCGCGACGAGAATGGCCATGTTACCACAATCGGACTTTCGGCGGAGGAGCGCAAGGCGGGCCGCGAGAACTATGACTTCTATTGCTTCTTGATTTGGCCTTTTATAGAAGCCAGCTGGTTGGCGGCCGTCTCTCTTATGGGCTTATCTCCCCCGCCAGGGAGCAACGGAGATATCTGGGTAGAGCAAAACAAAGCACAGAACAACGCACAACTTGTAAGTAATTTATTTCCTGGACCCTTGATGAGATTGAAACTTCCATTATACTGACTGGGCGTTAGTTGGGCAAAACCCTTTACCACCAAGGAGATTTATCCTACTTTGAAGCCGTCAACAAGGAGACGCTCAAAAATTCGTACACCCGCTTTGAGCAAGACCAGATTGTACACGTCGTGAAATCTAAGGACCCTAAGATTCCGCCAAGAATCCAACTCGACCCGGAATGGCAGCCTTCTCGAGACCCTGAAACTGGTGCCCTCATTGCGGCCGGCAAGCTGTGGGATTTCACCGAAAAGATTGCTAGTTCACGTCGCGAAGGCAAGAACCGACGTGATGGGGCCACGGTTAGTGTTCGTGTCCTACGATTGACGGACGAGCTCGGAGCAAAGCTGTTTgccgaggctgttgaaggagagaaggagggcaagaacaaggtgCCGAGTCGACTCAGCGCCGAGGACCAAGAGACGCACAAG
It encodes the following:
- a CDS encoding acyltransferase (similar to Neosartorya fischeri NRRL 181 XP_001259590.1), which encodes MPPYDESPEAGSNSAPDLQILGDEITLQPSGYVEPEGGHEGKEEALMNQFASFRAEPLQFLREVSLYVSGQGWRAYDNVIGQPVFYSGFSENMKSMVLSAPLLQQRITKLAEDRVAVEIKEGLLNKQDKDFGVKCAQRRNVLEGALQEVADKMTDDMICKMESKTFIRGAYYMVTQLLTRAYHQGIHVSSEEVLRLRKVADIAAKKKQSIIFLPSHRSHVDYVSLQLICYRLGLTLPIVVAGDNLNFPLVGSFLQHAGAMWIRRSFGDDALYTTLVQSYIDTLLQEGYNFECFIEGGRSRTGKLLPPKFGILSFILDSILSGRVNDAIVCPVSTQYDKVIETEGYVTELLGVPKKKENLADFLSGGSSVLSLKLGRVDVRFHEPWSLRQFVDEQLTRLPTIPPGLDTDHRNPDVRAAREKILRTMGYKVLGDINAVSVVMPTALIGTVLLTLRGRGVGLQELIRRVEWLTARIRAKGGRVAHFGNAPTSEIINRGLDVLGKDLVGVLDGLAEPTFYAVDRFQLSFYRNMTIHLFIYEALVSAALYMHVKRGGGPSMQDISYGELKDQVFFLSSLFRGEFIFGSAGLVTNLDNTLRGLEADHIVRLDRDENGHVTTIGLSAEERKAGRENYDFYCFLIWPFIEASWLAAVSLMGLSPPPGSNGDIWVEQNKAQNNAQLLGKTLYHQGDLSYFEAVNKETLKNSYTRFEQDQIVHVVKSKDPKIPPRIQLDPEWQPSRDPETGALIAAGKLWDFTEKIASSRREGKNRRDGATVSVRVLRLTDELGAKLFAEAVEGEKEGKNKVPSRLSAEDQETHKKDVRRRKKKLNQRAHL